From Actinopolyspora lacussalsi, a single genomic window includes:
- a CDS encoding hypothetical protein (product_source=Hypo-rule applied) — protein MNSPHGVDHYDATFARDLEWSRRLRAQLAELPSTEDEKEDDS, from the coding sequence ATGAATTCACCTCACGGTGTCGACCACTACGACGCGACGTTCGCCCGGGACCTGGAGTGGTCCCGCAGGTTGCGCGCCCAGCTCGCGGAACTGCCCAGCACCGAGGACGAGAAGGAGGACGACTCCTGA
- a CDS encoding glutathione-independent formaldehyde dehydrogenase (product_source=KO:K00148; cath_funfam=3.90.180.10; cog=COG1063; ko=KO:K00148; pfam=PF00107,PF08240,PF13823; superfamily=50129,51735), whose translation MKAVVYQEPFSVEISEVADPRIEHPNDVLVRVTSTAICGSDLHMYEGRTAAEPGIVFGHENMGIIEDIGSGVTSLLRGDRVVMPFNVACGFCRNCMEGNTAFCLTVNPGFAGGAYGYVAMGPYTGGQAEYLRVPFADFNCLKLPANGEHETDFVLLADIFPTGYHGCELAQVSPGDSVAVYGAGPVGLMAAYSALLRGASRVFVVDRVPERLTKATEIGAIPVDFSRGDPVELIKDQTEGAGADKGVDAVGYQAQVADASREEPATVLNSLIESVRPTGRLGVPGLYVPSDPGGPTENAKHGMLSVEIGRMFEKGQVMGTGQCNVKRYNRQLRDLIIAERAKPSFVVSHELSLWEAPGAYTKFDQRVEGYTKVVLHP comes from the coding sequence ATGAAGGCGGTCGTTTATCAGGAACCCTTCTCGGTGGAGATATCCGAGGTGGCTGATCCCCGCATCGAACACCCCAATGACGTGCTCGTAAGAGTGACCTCCACCGCTATCTGCGGTTCGGACCTGCACATGTACGAGGGCCGCACCGCGGCCGAACCAGGCATCGTGTTCGGTCACGAGAACATGGGAATCATCGAGGACATCGGCAGCGGCGTCACCTCCCTGCTGCGTGGTGACCGCGTGGTCATGCCGTTCAACGTCGCCTGCGGATTCTGCCGAAACTGCATGGAGGGCAACACGGCGTTCTGCCTCACGGTCAACCCCGGTTTCGCCGGCGGCGCCTACGGCTACGTGGCGATGGGGCCCTACACCGGCGGGCAGGCCGAGTACCTGCGCGTCCCGTTCGCCGACTTCAACTGTCTGAAACTGCCCGCCAACGGGGAACACGAGACCGACTTCGTGCTGTTGGCCGACATCTTCCCGACCGGTTATCACGGCTGCGAACTGGCACAGGTCAGTCCCGGGGACAGCGTGGCGGTCTACGGTGCGGGACCCGTGGGGCTGATGGCTGCCTACTCGGCCCTGCTGCGCGGCGCTTCCCGCGTGTTCGTGGTCGACCGCGTTCCCGAACGGCTCACCAAGGCCACCGAGATCGGTGCGATACCGGTGGACTTCAGCCGCGGTGATCCGGTCGAACTGATCAAGGACCAGACCGAGGGGGCCGGAGCCGACAAGGGAGTGGACGCCGTCGGCTATCAGGCACAGGTCGCCGACGCCTCCAGGGAGGAGCCCGCGACGGTGCTCAACTCGTTGATCGAGAGCGTCCGTCCGACGGGGCGGCTCGGTGTCCCCGGCCTCTACGTTCCGTCCGATCCCGGTGGCCCGACCGAGAACGCCAAGCACGGCATGCTCTCGGTCGAGATAGGTCGCATGTTCGAGAAGGGGCAGGTCATGGGGACCGGGCAGTGCAACGTCAAACGTTACAACCGTCAGTTGCGGGACTTGATCATCGCCGAGCGGGCGAAGCCCAGCTTCGTGGTCTCCCACGAGCTGTCGCTCTGGGAGGCTCCCGGGGCCTACACCAAGTTCGACCAGCGCGTCGAGGGCTACACCAAGGTCGTGCTGCACCCCTGA
- a CDS encoding hypothetical protein (product_source=Hypo-rule applied), whose translation MDNIGDWTEGRLHWHAYVEADGSAAERSDRTKRLSRSPDRVLHTPDDAAEWLAEMTREHAQRRRIRLLGERAWAELADEDQLSRDLERDLELLCHGHSLYTDVPRETDRLRLHVEAVDSSECRLTCR comes from the coding sequence TTGGACAACATCGGTGACTGGACCGAGGGCCGGCTACACTGGCACGCCTACGTCGAAGCGGACGGTTCCGCCGCTGAGCGCAGCGATCGGACGAAGCGGTTGTCACGCAGTCCGGATCGCGTGCTGCACACCCCCGACGACGCCGCCGAGTGGCTGGCCGAGATGACCCGCGAACACGCTCAGCGGCGCCGAATACGGCTGCTCGGTGAACGCGCCTGGGCCGAACTCGCGGACGAGGACCAGCTCAGCCGTGACCTCGAGCGAGACCTGGAATTGCTCTGCCACGGCCATTCGCTCTACACCGACGTGCCGCGTGAGACCGATCGGCTGCGGCTGCACGTCGAGGCGGTCGACAGCAGCGAGTGTCGTCTCACGTGCCGGTAG
- a CDS encoding trans-aconitate methyltransferase (product_source=COG4106; cath_funfam=3.40.50.150; cog=COG4106; pfam=PF04672; superfamily=53335) has product MPVVPGRRQRAVSATRSRSSIGSLSEPARAAWEDIIDGQHPESDIGDDPDLSRPNLARMYDYFLGGSVNFEIDRRVADQAAERAPASVTFAVENRAFLRRVVRYLLDAGIDQFLDLGSGVPTAGNVHEIAHERAPWARVAYVDHEPVAVAHARRLLRDSPNVTITRADARDTATVLHAPGIAGLLDFDRPVAVLAVALLHAIPDHDDPGAMLAAYRDACCTGSAVAVSHLSGTAFTSDEQQAVRELLEATPTPVTFRDQDEIGRLLTGYRLADPGLVLLPEWRSNDESPPRRPAAHANGYAAVGWC; this is encoded by the coding sequence GTGCCGGTAGTCCCGGGGCGGAGGCAGCGAGCGGTCTCGGCAACCCGCTCGAGAAGCTCGATAGGATCTCTGTCCGAACCGGCACGAGCCGCTTGGGAGGACATCATCGACGGGCAGCACCCCGAGAGCGACATCGGTGACGATCCCGATCTGTCCAGGCCGAACCTGGCACGGATGTACGACTACTTTCTCGGCGGATCAGTCAATTTCGAGATCGACCGGCGGGTCGCCGACCAGGCAGCCGAACGCGCGCCCGCCTCGGTTACCTTCGCCGTCGAGAACCGGGCTTTCCTGCGGCGAGTGGTGCGCTATCTGCTCGACGCCGGGATCGACCAGTTCCTCGATCTGGGATCCGGCGTTCCCACGGCCGGCAACGTCCACGAGATAGCGCACGAGCGGGCGCCGTGGGCACGAGTGGCTTACGTGGATCACGAGCCGGTTGCCGTGGCGCATGCCCGACGACTGCTGCGTGACTCGCCCAACGTCACGATCACCAGGGCGGACGCGCGTGACACCGCGACCGTGCTGCACGCGCCCGGGATAGCCGGGTTGCTCGACTTCGACCGTCCGGTGGCGGTGCTCGCGGTGGCGTTGCTGCACGCCATTCCCGACCACGACGATCCCGGAGCCATGCTGGCCGCCTACCGTGACGCCTGCTGCACGGGCAGCGCCGTGGCCGTGTCCCATCTCTCCGGGACGGCGTTCACGTCCGACGAGCAACAGGCCGTGCGCGAACTGCTCGAGGCCACCCCCACTCCGGTCACCTTTCGTGATCAGGATGAGATCGGTCGGTTGCTGACCGGATACCGACTCGCCGACCCCGGGCTGGTCCTGCTGCCCGAATGGCGCTCCAACGACGAGAGTCCACCGCGCCGCCCCGCGGCTCACGCCAACGGGTACGCGGCGGTCGGCTGGTGCTGA
- a CDS encoding drug/metabolite transporter (DMT)-like permease (product_source=COG0697; cog=COG0697; pfam=PF00892; superfamily=103481; transmembrane_helix_parts=Inside_1_6,TMhelix_7_26,Outside_27_40,TMhelix_41_58,Inside_59_70,TMhelix_71_90,Outside_91_94,TMhelix_95_117,Inside_118_123,TMhelix_124_143,Outside_144_146,TMhelix_147_169,Inside_170_175,TMhelix_176_198,Outside_199_217,TMhelix_218_240,Inside_241_246,TMhelix_247_269,Outside_270_273,TMhelix_274_296,Inside_297_317) gives MNARRLRGLGLAFAVASALFFGGSGPFAKPLLVAGLGSLQVTWLRLAGAALLMSPLLFRYRSAVRSAPVAVVGYGLFAVAGVQACYFGAIATIPVGVALLIEFLGPVLVLVWARFVLRRPVTPMAVIGVVLAVTGLAFVVRVWAGVALHPVGLLLGLGAAACQAAYFLLSESTASVRPSALAACGLLVGAVVMTVPARPWRMDWSVLASRVELAGHELPAAFAVVWIVLVSTVFAYLTGIVAVRGLSAPIAGGVAYLEPVVATVLAWWLLHETLLPVQLFGGVLVLLGAFLAQWGAPRRPVDSAGATTEEPLSGGRR, from the coding sequence ATGAACGCGAGACGGTTACGTGGCCTCGGTCTCGCCTTCGCGGTCGCTTCGGCGTTGTTCTTCGGCGGTTCGGGGCCGTTCGCGAAACCGTTGCTGGTAGCGGGACTCGGTTCGCTTCAGGTCACGTGGTTGCGACTCGCGGGAGCGGCGCTTTTGATGTCGCCGCTGCTGTTCCGGTACCGCTCGGCGGTACGTTCCGCTCCCGTGGCGGTCGTGGGCTACGGACTGTTCGCGGTCGCCGGTGTGCAGGCCTGCTACTTCGGAGCCATCGCCACCATCCCGGTGGGGGTGGCACTGCTGATCGAATTCCTCGGCCCCGTCCTGGTGCTGGTGTGGGCTCGTTTCGTGCTGCGGCGCCCCGTCACTCCGATGGCGGTGATCGGTGTGGTGCTGGCAGTGACGGGATTGGCATTCGTGGTGCGCGTCTGGGCGGGTGTCGCGCTGCATCCCGTCGGGTTGCTGCTGGGGCTGGGAGCAGCGGCGTGCCAGGCCGCGTATTTCCTGCTCTCCGAGAGCACCGCCTCGGTCAGACCCAGCGCGCTGGCGGCGTGCGGGCTCCTCGTCGGCGCTGTCGTCATGACCGTGCCGGCCCGGCCGTGGCGCATGGACTGGTCGGTGTTGGCCTCGCGGGTCGAGCTGGCCGGGCACGAGCTGCCCGCGGCGTTCGCGGTGGTTTGGATCGTGCTCGTCAGCACGGTGTTCGCCTACCTCACCGGCATCGTGGCGGTGCGGGGACTGTCCGCGCCGATCGCGGGTGGAGTGGCCTATCTGGAACCGGTGGTGGCCACGGTGCTCGCCTGGTGGTTGCTGCACGAGACCCTGCTGCCCGTCCAGCTGTTCGGCGGTGTGCTGGTGCTGCTCGGAGCGTTCCTGGCGCAGTGGGGCGCACCTCGTCGCCCCGTGGACTCCGCCGGTGCGACAACGGAGGAACCCCTGTCGGGCGGGCGGAGGTGA
- a CDS encoding sirohydrochlorin ferrochelatase (product_source=COG2138; cath_funfam=3.40.50.1400; cog=COG2138; pfam=PF01903; superfamily=53800): MTGPYEFPEAGNGTSESSATLLLVAHGTRDPRGGRVIRQLAHTAGDRLGVPVRTANVDVVGPTVAEALRGVIGRVVAVPAFLASGYHVRTDLPGQLADSGHDAEVRVTEPVGPAPELARVMLHRLREAGWRPGEPVVFAAAGSSDEHALGDVDRAAGLLGELVRPGGEPLTATYITSARPRTSEVCVRGDGGEFVAPYLLAPGLFHRWLREMPSKAVAEPLGGHSEVAGLIVRRYLDACRGDPARSAVAPTA, encoded by the coding sequence TTGACCGGCCCGTACGAGTTCCCGGAAGCCGGAAACGGCACCTCGGAGAGCAGCGCCACCCTGTTGCTGGTGGCCCACGGCACCCGAGACCCGCGGGGTGGGCGGGTGATCCGACAGCTGGCCCACACCGCCGGGGACCGGCTGGGCGTGCCGGTACGCACCGCCAATGTGGACGTGGTCGGCCCCACGGTGGCCGAAGCGCTGCGGGGAGTCATCGGGCGGGTCGTGGCCGTTCCCGCCTTTCTGGCCTCCGGTTATCACGTGCGTACCGATCTTCCCGGCCAGCTCGCCGACAGCGGGCACGACGCCGAGGTGCGGGTGACCGAGCCGGTGGGCCCGGCACCGGAGTTGGCGCGGGTGATGCTGCACAGATTGCGGGAGGCCGGTTGGCGCCCCGGCGAGCCGGTGGTGTTCGCCGCGGCGGGTTCCTCCGACGAGCACGCGCTCGGCGATGTGGATCGTGCCGCGGGCCTGCTCGGAGAGCTGGTTCGGCCCGGCGGCGAACCACTAACGGCGACCTACATCACCTCGGCACGACCACGCACCTCCGAGGTCTGCGTGCGCGGAGACGGCGGGGAGTTCGTCGCGCCCTATCTGCTGGCTCCCGGACTGTTCCACCGCTGGCTGCGGGAGATGCCCTCGAAGGCAGTGGCCGAACCGCTGGGAGGCCACTCCGAGGTGGCAGGACTGATCGTCCGTCGTTACCTCGACGCGTGTCGTGGTGACCCGGCACGCTCCGCGGTGGCGCCCACGGCGTGA
- a CDS encoding nitrite reductase (NADH) small subunit (product_source=KO:K00363; cath_funfam=2.102.10.10; cog=COG2146; ko=KO:K00363; pfam=PF13806; superfamily=50022; tigrfam=TIGR02378): MRWHAVCREPDVPTDFGVAALVRGHTVALFRTGDDELFALGNVDPFSGAGVISRGIVGDRRGEPTVSSPMHKQVFSLRSGKCLDEPETRLPIYPVRCRAGVVEVGTS; encoded by the coding sequence ATGAGGTGGCATGCTGTCTGTCGAGAACCCGACGTTCCCACCGATTTCGGAGTGGCGGCACTCGTGCGGGGACACACCGTGGCGCTGTTCCGCACCGGGGACGACGAACTTTTCGCACTGGGCAACGTGGATCCCTTCAGCGGTGCCGGTGTGATCAGCCGCGGCATCGTCGGGGACCGCCGTGGGGAACCGACCGTGTCCTCCCCGATGCACAAACAGGTCTTCTCGCTGCGCAGTGGGAAGTGTCTCGACGAGCCGGAAACCAGGCTGCCGATCTACCCCGTGCGTTGCCGCGCCGGTGTCGTCGAGGTGGGCACCAGTTGA
- a CDS encoding nitrite reductase (NADH) large subunit (product_source=KO:K00362; cath_funfam=3.30.413.10,3.50.50.60,3.90.480.10; cog=COG1251; ko=KO:K00362; pfam=PF01077,PF03460,PF04324,PF07992; superfamily=51905,55124,56014; tigrfam=TIGR02374), whose product MNKTLVIIGHGMVGNRLVEEIRERDSAENWRIVVLGEEPYAAYDRVGLSSYMTESTAEELSLLTSGTREDPRVELRTGVGATDIDRVTRTVSTTNGETLHYDALVLATGSRPFVPPVPGAELEGCHVYRTLEDLDGIRSAAVPGTDGVVVGGGLLGLEAADALRALGMRAHVVEVAPRLMPVQVDEGGGAVLARLVGDLGLEVHTGVATSGAHAGEHGGLGSVTLTDGTEIETGLLVFSAGIRPRDELAEPAGLPRGERGGFLVDGNCRTEDPRVWAIGECAAVRGQCHGLVAPGYRMAAAVADQLTERGNAEFPGADGATKLKLVGVDVASFGDAHGTSEGALEVVYANNAEGTYAKLVLDDDASTLLGGVLVGDASAYDTLRPLTGTALPGPPEQLMLPATQAGGPSTGVLPDEATVCSCHNVRKTDITQVIASGAAEDVAGVKSCTKAGTGCGSCVPMLKNLLDEAGVATSDALCEHFSQSRSELFEIVRATGITTFSRLIAEYGAGRGCDICKPAVASVLASSVNSHILDDEQAGLQDTNDRFLANMQRNGTYSVVPRVPGGEITPDKLITLGQVATEFGLYTKITGGQRIDMFGARVEHLPEIWRRLVDAGFESGHAYGKALRTVKSCVGTDWCRYGVQDSVTMAIRLETRYRGLRAPHKIKAGVSGCARECAEARSKDFGVIATERGWNLYVGGNGGFSPRHAELLASDLTDEELIRLIDRFLMFYIRTAERLQRTAGWIESFDSGLEHVREVVVEDSLGIAAELEAAMSRHTENYTDEWRAVLDDSEKLSRFVSFVNAPDSPDPTISFTEERGQIRPEPIDLPMPVAQPGQDQVTEEVSA is encoded by the coding sequence GTGAACAAGACACTCGTCATCATCGGACACGGCATGGTCGGAAACCGGCTGGTCGAGGAGATCCGCGAACGTGACTCGGCGGAGAACTGGCGAATCGTGGTGCTCGGTGAGGAACCGTACGCCGCCTACGACCGGGTGGGCCTGTCCTCCTACATGACCGAGTCCACCGCCGAGGAGCTGAGCCTGCTCACCTCCGGGACTCGGGAGGATCCACGGGTGGAGCTGCGCACCGGAGTGGGCGCCACCGACATCGACCGCGTCACCCGAACGGTCTCCACCACGAACGGTGAGACGCTGCACTACGACGCGCTGGTGCTGGCAACCGGATCGCGCCCGTTCGTACCACCGGTTCCGGGCGCCGAGCTCGAGGGCTGCCACGTGTACCGCACGCTGGAGGATCTCGACGGCATCCGCTCGGCGGCTGTCCCCGGCACCGACGGCGTGGTGGTCGGAGGCGGGCTGCTCGGGCTGGAGGCCGCCGACGCCCTCCGGGCTCTCGGGATGCGTGCCCATGTGGTCGAGGTGGCGCCACGGCTCATGCCGGTGCAGGTCGACGAGGGCGGTGGAGCCGTGCTGGCACGTCTCGTCGGCGATCTGGGACTCGAAGTACACACCGGGGTGGCCACCTCCGGTGCCCACGCCGGAGAGCACGGGGGACTCGGCTCGGTGACGCTGACCGACGGAACCGAGATCGAGACGGGGCTGCTGGTGTTCTCGGCCGGAATCCGACCTCGCGACGAGCTCGCCGAACCAGCGGGACTGCCGCGCGGGGAGCGCGGTGGTTTTCTGGTCGACGGCAACTGCCGAACCGAGGATCCGCGTGTCTGGGCGATCGGCGAGTGCGCGGCGGTACGGGGACAGTGCCACGGCTTGGTCGCTCCCGGCTACCGAATGGCCGCGGCGGTGGCCGACCAACTCACCGAACGCGGCAACGCCGAGTTCCCGGGCGCCGACGGCGCGACCAAGCTGAAACTCGTCGGGGTCGATGTGGCCAGCTTCGGTGACGCGCACGGCACTTCCGAGGGGGCCCTGGAAGTCGTCTACGCCAACAACGCCGAAGGCACCTACGCCAAGCTCGTGCTGGACGACGACGCGAGCACGCTGCTCGGCGGTGTGCTGGTCGGCGACGCGAGTGCCTACGACACGCTGCGGCCGTTGACGGGAACCGCACTGCCCGGCCCGCCCGAACAGCTGATGTTACCCGCGACGCAGGCCGGTGGCCCGAGTACCGGCGTGCTTCCGGACGAGGCGACGGTGTGCTCCTGCCACAACGTGCGCAAGACGGACATCACCCAGGTCATAGCGTCGGGAGCGGCCGAGGACGTGGCCGGTGTCAAGTCGTGCACCAAGGCGGGCACCGGTTGCGGATCCTGTGTTCCGATGTTGAAGAACCTGTTGGACGAAGCGGGAGTGGCGACTTCGGACGCGCTGTGCGAACACTTCTCGCAGTCCAGGTCGGAGCTGTTCGAGATCGTACGAGCGACCGGGATCACGACATTCTCCCGTTTGATAGCCGAGTACGGCGCCGGGCGGGGGTGTGACATCTGCAAACCGGCGGTGGCCTCCGTTCTAGCCAGCTCGGTGAATTCGCACATCCTCGACGACGAGCAGGCGGGACTGCAGGACACCAACGACCGATTCCTCGCCAACATGCAGCGCAACGGCACGTATTCCGTGGTGCCCCGCGTGCCGGGCGGCGAGATCACACCGGACAAGCTCATCACGCTGGGGCAGGTGGCCACCGAGTTCGGTCTCTACACCAAGATCACCGGTGGTCAGCGGATCGACATGTTCGGGGCGAGGGTGGAGCACCTTCCCGAGATATGGCGCAGGCTGGTGGACGCCGGGTTCGAATCGGGCCATGCCTACGGCAAGGCCCTGCGAACCGTCAAATCCTGCGTGGGCACCGACTGGTGTCGTTACGGCGTGCAGGACTCGGTGACCATGGCGATCCGGTTGGAGACGCGCTACCGGGGGCTACGAGCTCCCCACAAGATCAAGGCCGGGGTGTCCGGTTGTGCGCGGGAGTGCGCCGAGGCCAGGTCGAAGGACTTCGGGGTCATCGCCACGGAACGCGGCTGGAACCTCTACGTGGGCGGTAACGGTGGTTTCAGTCCGAGGCACGCCGAGCTGCTGGCCTCGGACCTGACCGACGAGGAACTGATCCGCCTGATCGACCGATTCCTGATGTTCTACATCCGCACGGCCGAACGTCTGCAGCGGACGGCGGGCTGGATCGAGTCGTTCGACAGCGGGCTGGAACACGTACGCGAGGTGGTGGTCGAGGACAGCCTGGGGATCGCCGCCGAGCTCGAGGCGGCCATGTCCCGTCACACCGAGAACTACACCGACGAGTGGCGGGCGGTGCTCGACGACTCCGAGAAGCTCTCGCGGTTCGTGTCCTTCGTCAACGCACCGGACTCGCCCGACCCCACTATCAGTTTCACCGAGGAACGCGGCCAGATCCGCCCCGAACCGATCGATCTTCCGATGCCGGTCGCCCAACCCGGACAGGACCAAGTCACCGAGGAGGTTTCGGCATGA